A single region of the Lotus japonicus ecotype B-129 chromosome 4, LjGifu_v1.2 genome encodes:
- the LOC130714035 gene encoding uncharacterized protein LOC130714035 gives MSRPMEEDTTKNEEEEFNTGPLSVLMMSVKNNTQVLINCRNNKKLLGRVRAFDRHCNMVLENVREMWTEVPKTGKGKKKAQPVNKDRFISKMFLRGDSVIIVLRNPK, from the exons ATGAG CCGGCCAATGGAGGAAGAT ACGACTAAgaatgaagaagaggaattCAACACTGGACCACTTTCTGTTCTGATGATGAGTGTTAAAAATAATACTCAG GTACTGATAAATTGTAGAAATAACAAGAAGCTTCTGGGTCGTGTCAGGGCTTTTGATAGGCACTGCAACATGGTTCTTGAAAATGTTAGGGAAATGTGGACTGAG GTGCCAAAGACTggtaaaggaaagaaaaaggcCCAACCTGTCAACAAGGACAGGTTTATAAGTAAAATGTTCCTTAGAGGGGATTCTGTGATAATTGTTCTCAGGAACCCCAAGTGA
- the LOC130714037 gene encoding transcription factor IIIB 60 kDa subunit-like isoform X1, protein MLSGVNVHMATKDGERAKSDNNDMNSESLGESESLSDIDDQEVDGYFLNEEEKNMKKILWEDMNREYLEKEAAKQAEANFQNCSEDFLAARELVQSVGATVAKSRKEKRQKQLQEEKSMGPAQSPPDASSRMLKRKRLESKVNFDLLEKLFGTVILSFNCFCFSTYVQT, encoded by the exons ATGCTTTCAGGGGTGAATGTACATATGGCCACCAAAGATGGTGAGCGTGCTAAGTCAGATAACAATGATATGAATTCGGAATCTCTTGGCGAATCAGAAAGTCTCTCTGATATTGATGATCAAGAG GTTGATGGGTACTTTCTCAATGAGGAGGAaaagaatatgaagaagatcttATGGGAAGATATGAATCGAGAATATCTTGAG AAAGAAGCAGCCAAGCAAGCTGAGGCAAATTTCCAAAACTGTTCTGAGGATTTCCTTGCAGCGAGAGAACTTGTTCAATCTGTTGGTGCAACTGTGGCCAAATCCAGAAAG GAAAAGAGACAGAAACAACTTCAAGAGGAAAAAAGCATGGGTCCTGCTCAATCTCCTCCAGATGCCTCAAGCCGAATGTTGAAAAGAAAG AGGCTCGAAAGCAAAGTCAATTTTGATCTCTTGGAAAAATTATTCGGAACTGTAATTCTCTCCTTCAACTGTTTTTGCTTTTCAACGTATGTGCAGACATAG
- the LOC130714037 gene encoding transcription factor IIIB 60 kDa subunit-like isoform X2 produces the protein MLSGVNVHMATKDGERAKSDNNDMNSESLGESESLSDIDDQEVDGYFLNEEEKNMKKILWEDMNREYLEKEAAKQAEANFQNCSEDFLAARELVQSVGATVAKSRKEKRQKQLQEEKSMGPAQSPPDASSRMLKRKRLESKVNFDLLEKLFGTDNSENPKKVQ, from the exons ATGCTTTCAGGGGTGAATGTACATATGGCCACCAAAGATGGTGAGCGTGCTAAGTCAGATAACAATGATATGAATTCGGAATCTCTTGGCGAATCAGAAAGTCTCTCTGATATTGATGATCAAGAG GTTGATGGGTACTTTCTCAATGAGGAGGAaaagaatatgaagaagatcttATGGGAAGATATGAATCGAGAATATCTTGAG AAAGAAGCAGCCAAGCAAGCTGAGGCAAATTTCCAAAACTGTTCTGAGGATTTCCTTGCAGCGAGAGAACTTGTTCAATCTGTTGGTGCAACTGTGGCCAAATCCAGAAAG GAAAAGAGACAGAAACAACTTCAAGAGGAAAAAAGCATGGGTCCTGCTCAATCTCCTCCAGATGCCTCAAGCCGAATGTTGAAAAGAAAG AGGCTCGAAAGCAAAGTCAATTTTGATCTCTTGGAAAAATTATTCGGAACT GATAATTCAGAGAATCCCAAGAAAGTACAATAG
- the LOC130713471 gene encoding vacuolar iron transporter 1-like, which translates to MGSAEQRISLIEPDTTTQGLLNNHTEKHFTAGDIVRDIIIGVSDGLTVPFALAAGLSGANATSSIVLTAGIEEVAAGAISMGLGGYLAAKSEADHYDRELRREQEEIIAVPETEAAEVAEILAQYGVEEHEYTPVANALRKNPQAWLDFMMKFELGLEKPDPRRALHSAFTIAVAYILGGAVPLLPYIFIPKASDAVVISVVVSLFALLVFGFAKGYFTGNKSIRSALETALIGAIASAAAFGLAKAFHP; encoded by the exons ATGGGTTCCGCCGAACAGAGAATAAGCCTCATCGAACCTGACACTACTACTCAGGGTCTTCTCAACAACCACACCGAGAAGCATTTCACCGCCGGCGATATCGTCCGCGACATCATCATCGGCGTCTCCGACGGCCTCACCGTCCCCTTCGCCCTCGCCGCTGGACTCTCCGGCGCCAATGCCACCTCCTCCATCGTCCTCACCGCCGGCATCGAAGAAGTCGCCGCCGGCGCCATCTCCATGGGTCTCGGCGG GTATTTGGCGGCAAAAAGCGAAGCTGATCATTACGACAGAGAATTGAGAAGGGAGCAAGAAGAAATCATCGCTGTACCAGAAACTG aaGCAGCAGAGGTAGCTGAAATATTGGCTCAGTATGGGGTAGAGGAACATGAGTATACACCTGTGGCGAATGCTCTCAGGAAGAATCCTCAGGCATGGCTTGATTTCATGATGAA GTTTGAGCTGGGACTAGAGAAGCCAGATCCAAGAAGAGCATTGCACAGTGCATTTACAATTGCAGTTGCTTACATATTGGGTGGGGCTGTTCCTCTCCTTCCTTACATTTTCATTCCAAAGGCATCAGATGCAGTGGTGATTTCAGTTGTGGTTTCCTTGTTTGCATTGCTGGTCTTTGGCTTTGCCAAGGGATACTTCACTGGTAATAAATCTATCAGGAGTGCTTTGGAAACTGCTCTTATTGGTGCTATTGCTTCTGCCGCTGCTTTCGGTTTGGCAAAGGCTTTCCATCCTTAG
- the LOC130713513 gene encoding uncharacterized protein LOC130713513 translates to MASLSLSRHPHLFSSALPTRPKPRFAAGPTKIRMSLQENAPSIAIVGVTGAVGQEFLSVLSDRDFPYRSIKMLASKRSAGRRLTFEDKDYVVEELTPESFDGVDIALFSAGGSISREFGPIAVERGTVVVDNSSAFRMDETVPLVIPEVNPEAMEGIKLGTGKGALIANPNCSTIICLMAATPLHRRAKVLRMVVSTYQAASGAGAAAMEELELQTREVLEGKSPTCKIFREQYAFNIFSHNASVLSNGYNEEEMKMVKETRKIWNDKDVKVTATCIRVPVMRAHAESVNLQFERPLDEDTAREILKNAPGVVVIDDREANHFPTPLEVSNKDDVAVGRIRRDLSQDGNQGLDIFVCGDQIRKGAALNAIQIAEMLL, encoded by the exons ATGGCTTCACTCTCTCTTTCGCGCCACCCTCACCTCTTCTCCTCCGCCCTCCCAACCCGACCCAAACCCAGATTCGCGGCGGGCCCCACTAAGATCCGAATGTCCCTTCAAGAAAACGCCCCCTCCATCGCCATCGTCGGTGTCACCGGCGCCGTCGGCCAAGAGTTTCTCTCCGTCCTCTCCGACCGCGACTTCCCCTACCGCTCCATCAAGATGCTCGCCTCCAAGCGCTCCGCCGGCCGCCGCCTCACATTCGAGGACAAGGACTACGTCGTCGAGGAGCTCACGCCGGAGAGCTTCGACGGCGTCGACATTGCCCTCTTCAGCGCCGGTGGTTCCATCAGCAGGGAGTTTGGACCCATCGCTGTGGAACGAGGAACCGTCGTGGTCGACAATAGCTCCGCGTTTCGAATGGATGAGACGGTGCCGCTGGTGATTCCTGAGGTGAACCCTGAAGCCATGGAAGGTATCAAGCTTGGAACAGGGAAAGGTGCCCTCATTGCCAACCCTAATTGCTCCACCATTATCTGCTTAATGGCTGCTACCCCTCTTCATCGAAGAGCTAAG GTGTTGCGTATGGTTGTTAGTACCTATCAGGCTGCTAGTGGTGCTGGTGCTGCTGCAATGGAAGAGCTTGAGCTGCAAACTCGTGAG GTATTAGAAGGAAAATCGCCGACATGTAAAATATTTAGGGAGCAG TATGCTTTTAATATATTCTCTCACAATGCATCTGTTCTTTCAAACGGATataatgaagaagaaatgaaAATGGTCAAGGAAACAAGAAAAATCTGG AATGACAAGGACGTTAAAGTTACTGCTACATGTATACGAGTTCCTGTCATGCGAGCTCATGCTGAGAGTGTGAATCTTCAATTTGAGAGACCCCTAGATGAG GACACTGCAAGAGAGATTCTGAAGAATGCTCCAGGTGTAGTGGTAATTGATGACCGTGAAGCCAACCATTTTCCAACTCCATTGGAAGTGTCTAATAAGGATGATGTTGCTGTTGGTAGGATTCGCCGTGACCTGTCACAAGATGGGAATCAAGG GTTGGACATATTTGTATGCGGGGATCAAATTCGTAAGGGAGCTGCACTTAACGCAATTCAGATTGCAGAGATGTTGCTATGA
- the LOC130713730 gene encoding heat stress transcription factor A-8: MVKSKENASGSSSVAPFLNKCYDMVEDDSTDSIISWTEPSGHTFVISDITAFSVTLLPTYFKHNNFASFIRQLNIYGFRKVDTDRWEFANENFVRGQKHLLKNIRRRKHPHVTDQQKALPEHNNSDEPSREAPNHGLRKEVENLKSDRNSLMQELVHLSQHLESAESKMLVLSDRLQGMEKHQQQMLSFLVMVVQSPGFMVQLLHPKENSWRLAEAGNMFDPGKEDDKPVASDGMIVQYKPPVGEKRKHVIPIPLSPGFDRQPEPELSADRLKDLCISSEFLKVLLDEKVSPLDNHSPFLLPDLPDDGSWEQLFLGSPFLENIEDTDHENEEPTVGGMEMEATIPETPNEHSRIFESMIMEMEKTQV; the protein is encoded by the exons ATGGTGAAATCCAAAGAGAATGCTTCTGGTTCTTCTTCTGTGGCTCCATTCCTTAACAAATGTTACGACATGGTGGAGGACGATTCCACCGACTCCATCATCTCCTGGACCGAACCCTCCGGCCACACCTTCGTCATCTCCGACATCACCGCTTTCTCCGTCACCCTCCTCCCTACCTATTTCAAACACAACAATTTCGCCAGCTTCATCCGCCAACTCAACATCTAT GGTTTCAGGAAAGTCGATACGGATCGCTGGGAATTTGCGAATGAAAACTTTGTTAGGGGTCAAAAGCATTTGCTGAAGAATATACGCAGAAGGAAACACCCGCACGTTACGGATCAACAAAAAGCATTGCCGGAGCATAACAATTCTGATGAACCGTCACGAGAAGCACCTAATCATGGCCTTCGCAAAGAAGTTGAGAATCTGAAATCCGATAGAAATTCCCTCATGCAGGAGCTGGTCCATCTCAGTCAGCACCTGGAATCTGCTGAGAGTAAGATGCTTGTCCTGAGTGATCGCCTTCAAGGAATGGAGAAGCATCAGCAGCAGATGTTGTCATTCTTAGTCATGGTAGTGCAGAGCCCTGGGTTCATGGTTCAGCTGCTTCATCCGAAGGAAAATAGCTGGCGCTTGGCTGAAGCAGGGAACATGTTTGACCCTGGTAAGGAAGATGACAAACCGGTTGCTTCTGATGGGATGATTGTACAGTACAAACCACCTGTAGGTGAAAAAAGAAAGCATGTAATTCCAATTCCATTATCTCCTGGTTTTGATAGGCAGCCAGAACCTGAGCTTTCTGCAGATAGGTTAAAAGACTTGTGCATCAGTTCAGAGTTCTTGAAAGTGCTTCTGGATGAAAAAGTGTCTCCACTAGATAATCATTCTCCATTTCTTCTTCCAGATTTACCGGATGATGGCTCCTGGGAACAGCTTTTTCTAGGTAGTCCTTTCCTGGAAAACATTGAAGATACTGATCATGAAAATGAGGAGCCTACTGTTGGTGGAATGGAGATGGAAGCCACTATACCAGAAACTCCAAATGAACATTCTCGGATTTTTGAGTCAATGATTATGGAAATGGAGAAAACTCAAGTGTAA
- the LOC130715725 gene encoding disease resistance protein RPV1-like has protein sequence MLGSSSSSDMAPSPPKHDLFLSFRGEDTRDNFTSHLYAQLCSKNIETFIDNRLARGDEISLALYTAIEDSMIYVIVFSEHYASSSWCLDELVKILECRKKYGREVIPVFYKVDPSNVRHQRGSYADAFVKHELRFKDEVTRRWKDALAEAAGLSGWDSQVTRPESILVADIVEDILRKLDRSFSSDNQGMVGMDNHVALIQSLLHLESEAVRIIGIWGMGGIGKTAIASAVYHKMATQFSSSSFVLNVHEEIEREGVHRTRNRYLSELLKKEGTSSGLRLSFDRLQRKKVLLILDDVKKWGPVKELIGGRDNFGRGSRIVLTSRDMQVLKNCEADEIYEVKEMNVQDSLQLFSLNAFKQTHPIKTYMGLSEKVLNYAKGIPLALKVLGSFLYGRTREAWESELLKLERLPDLDIFNVLKLSFDGLDDEQKDIFLDIACFYRGHIENMVAQTLDSCGFSADIGLDVLKDRCLIYILEGRIVMHDLIQEMGKEVVRQQCVNNPAKRSRLWKDKEVCHVLRQNKGTDAIQCIYLDTCKIKTVQLHSETFRKMHNLRMLQFYKSSDFWQGSNLVLPTFLDSLPDELRILRWDGFPQRSLPLQFFPENLVKLDMRHSHLEQLWEGDKDLPNLKRLDLSYSWKLIRIPDLSLCPNIEEIILSHCKCLIQVHSSSFLSKLKCLYLNGCVELRSLNLPSNILSTSSGLVVLCKCSRLEEFLISGRTEVVQSYGTPRCDGYWGAEEIFHYAKVNLRLDAGEVFTDAEANLSHGNLIQFNAKGYMKAKYCSDTFDPIVSIREPVDGIHLLNMKVMRETMPSLFPSLNELCWLDISDCESLTSLPIDICKLKFLRRLYLRGCSNLENFPEIEDTMENLKVLILDETAIKKLPSSLHRFVGLEELSLHNCPRLEIIPSSIGSLTKLCKLRLTCCESLETFPSSIFNLKLTKLDLHGCTMLKTFPEILEPAESFAHINLTKTAIKELPSSLDNLIGLRTLRLNLCSDLESLPNSIANLSLLSELDCSGCGKLTKIPNDIGCLSSLREWSLHDSGVVSLPESVAHLSSLKSLDLSDCKKLECIPKLPPYLKQLLAFDCPSIRRVMSNSRFELPSGSKEVTFKFHFTNSQELDAVARSNIVAAAWLRMTEEAYRSVFFCFPGSAVPQWFPYRCEGHSVTASKDSLNWFSDNRLIGFALCVVLQIEDMDDINDRTGSLPYELKFEYGDGMKKSLNHDELKSHFYWKRQVRTFVQDHTFLWKHHLDSASIRNILSDAPNLNFKIHKYEDVYLRSSHTDSLLLNIRKYGKPYSKPAFTVKECGICPLYAKEKRRVWRCW, from the exons ATGTTAGggagttcttcttcttctgatatggctccttctcctccaaagcaTGATTTGTTCCTCAGCTTTAGAGGGGAAGATACCCGTGACAACTTCACTAGTCATCTCTATGCTCAACTTTGCAGCAAAAATATAGAAACCTTCATAGATAACAGGCTAGCCAGAGGCGATGAGATCTCACTAGCACTCTATACAGCAATTGAAGATTCAATGATTTATGTCATCGTTTTCTCGGAACACTATGCTTCTTCGTCGTGGTGTTTGGATGAACTTGTTAAGATTCTGGAGTGCAGGAAGAAATATGGAAGGGAGGTGATACCGGTTTTCTACAAGGTGGATCCATCAAATGTTAGGCACCAAAGAGGGAGTTATGCAGATGCTTTTGTTAAGCATGAACTGCGATTCAAGGATGAAGTAACACGGAGGTGGAAGGATGCTCTAGCTGAAGCAGCTGGACTCTCAGGCTGGGATTCACAAGTCACCAG GCCAGAATCCATACTTGTTGCAGATATTGTGGAAGATATTTTAAGAAAATTGGATCGTTCTTTCTCAAGTGATAATCAAGGAATGGTTGGAATGGACAATCACGTTGCACTAATCCAGTCCTTGTTGCACCTTGAGTCAGAGGCTGTTCGGATCATAGGAATTTGGGGCATGGGAGGAATAGGTAAAACAGCAATTGCTAGTGCAGTATATCACAAAATGGCAACTCAATTCAGTTCAAGCAGCTTCGTTCTTAATGTTCACGAAGAAATAGAAAGAGAGGGAGTACACCGTACTCGAAACAGATATttgtcagagcttctgaagAAGGAAGGCACATCCTCTGGATTAAGGTTGTCATTTGATAGGCTCCAAAGGAAAAAGGTGCTCCTTATCCTCGATGACGTCAAGAAATGGGGTCCAGTTAAAGAATTAATTGGAGGACGTGACAACTTCGGCCGGGGAAGTAGAATTGTTCTTACTAGTAGAGACATGCAAGTTCTTAAGAATTGTGAAGCTGATGAAATATATGAAGTCAAGGAGATGAATGTTCAAGACTCTCTGCAGCTATTCAGTTTAAATGCCTTTAAACAAACCCATCCCATAAAAACCTATATGGGCTTATCAGAAAAAGTATTAAATTATGCAAAAGGGATTCCATTAGCTCTCAAAGTTTTGGGCTCATTTCTTTATGGTAGAACAAGGGAAGCATGGGAAAGTGAGTTGCTAAAGCTGGAAAGGCTTCCAGATCTTGACATTTTCAATGTGTTGAAGTTAAGTTTTGATGGGCTTGATGATGAACAAAAGGATATATTTCTTGACATAGCTTGTTTCTATAGAGGACATATCGAGAATATGGTAGCACAAACACTAGATAGCTGTGGTTTCTCTGCTGACATTGGATTGGATGTTCTCAAAGATAGGTGCcttatatatattttggaaGGTAGAATCGTAATGCATGATCTAATACAGGAAATGGGAAAAGAAGTTGTTCGCCAACAATGTGTCAACAATCCTGCAAAACGGAGTCGATTATGGAAGGACAAAGAAGTTTGTCATGTTCTAAGACAGAACAAG GGGACAGATGCAATCCAGTGTATATATCTCGATACATGCAAAATAAAAACAGTTCAACTACATTCTGAAACTTTCAGAAAGATGCATAATCTGAGAATGCTCCAGTTCTACAAGTCTTCTGACTTTTGGCAAGGCTCAAATCTGGTCCTTCCTACATTTCTTGACAGTCTTCCAGATGAATTAAGAATTCTTCGTTGGGACGGCTTCCCTCAAAGATCTTTGCCGTTGCAATTTTTCCCGGAAAATCTTGTTAAACTTGATATGCGTCATAGCCACCTTGAACAACTTTGGGAGGGAGATAAG GATTTGCCCAATTTGAAAAGGCTCGATCTTAGTTATTCTTGGAAGCTGATTCGAATACCAGACCTCTCTTTGTGTCCAAATATTGAGGAAATAATTCTTAGTCATTGTAAATGCTTGATTCAAGTTCACTCCTCGAGTTTCCTCAGCAAGCTCAAATGTTTATATTTAAATGGTTGTGTTGAGCTTAGGAGTTTAAATCTTCCCAGTAATATTCTATCAACATCTTCTGGGTTAGTTGTTCTCTGTAAGTGTAGCAGGCTTGAAGAGTTTTTAATCAGTGGCAGAACTGAGGTGGTTCAATCATATGGTACACCGCGTTGTGATGGATACTGGGGAGCAGAAGAAATTTTTCATTATGCAAAAGTTAACCTGCGTTTGGACGCAGGAGAAGTTTTCACTGATGCTGAAGCTAACCTGTCTCATGGAAATCTTATCCAGTTTAATGCAAAAGGTTACATGAAGGCTAAATATTGTTCAGATACTTTTGACCCCATTGTTAGCATAAGAGAACCGGTGGATGGTATACACTTACTGAACATGAAAGTGATGAGAGAAACTATGCCCTCATTATTTCCAAGTCTCAATGAGCTTTGTTGGTTAGATATATCTGACTGTGAATCACTTACCAGCCTTCCAATTGACATTTGtaagttgaaatttctaagAAGACTTTATCTCCGTGGTTGCTCAAATTTGGAGAATTTCCCTGAAATTGAGGATAcaatggaaaatttaaaggtgcTCATCTTAGATGAAACAGCTATAAAGAAACTACCTTCATCCTTGCACCGATTTGTTGGGCTTGAAGAGTTGAGCTTACACAACTGCCCAAGGCTTGAGATTATTCCCTCTTCTATTGGAAGTCTCACCAAACTCTGCAAGTTACGTCTTACCTGCTGTGAATCACTTGAAACTTTTCCAAGCAGCATTTTCAACTTGAAGTTGACAAAACTTGATTTGCATGGTTGCACAATGCTAAAGACCTTCCCAGAGATCTTGGAGCCTGCAGAAAGTTTTGCTCACATTAACTTAACAAAAACAGCAATTAAAGAACTGCCTTCATCCTTGGATAATTTGATTGGGCTTCGAACCTTGCGTTTGAACTTGTGCAGTGATCTTGAGTCACTTCCAAACAGCATTGCTAATCTAAGCCTTCTATCCGAGCTTGATTGTTCAGGCTGCGGCAAATTAACTAAAATCCCAAATGATATTGGTTGCTTGTCATCCTTAAGGGAATGGTCACTGCATGATAGCGGTGTTGTGAGCCTTCCAGAGAGTGTTGCTCATCTATCAAGCTTGAAATCACTTGACTTGAGTGATTGCAAAAAGCTTGAATGTATCCCAAAGCTTCCACCATATCTAAAACAGTTGCTGGCGTTTGATTGTCCATCCATTAGAAGAGTGATGTCAAACTCAAGGTTTGAACTCCCATCAGGTTCCAAAGAGGTCACCTTCAAATTTCATTTTACCAATAGTCAAGAACTGGATGCAGTTGCTAGAAGTAATATTGTGGCTGCTGCTTGGCTAAGGATGACTGAGGAGGCTTATAGGTCCGTATTCTTTTGCTTTCCAGGGAGTGCAGTTCCACAATGGTTTCCTTACCGTTGCGAGGGACATTCAGTAACTGCAAGTAAAGATTCTCTAAATTGGTTCAGTGATAACAGACTCATTGGTTTCGCCCTATGTGTCGTTTTGCAAATTGAAGACATGGATGATATAAATGATAGAACTGGTTCTTTGCCATACGAGTTAAAATTTGAATATGGTGATGGAATGAAGAAATCTCTAAATCATGATGAGCTAAAAAGCCATTTCTACTGGAAGAGACAAGTTAGGACTTTCGTCCAAGATCACACTTTCCTATGGAAACATCACTTGGACTCTGCAAGCATCAGAAACATTCTTTCTGACGCCCCCAACTTAAATTTCAAGATCCACAAATATGAGGATGTTTATTTGCGGTCATCTCATACAGACAGCTTGCTTTTGAATATCAGAAAATATGGGAAGCCATATTCTAAGCCAGCTTTCACGGTAAAAGAGTGTGGAATATGCCCTCTTTATgccaaagaaaaaagaagagtaTGGCGTTGCTGGTGA